The following coding sequences lie in one Methanofollis sp. genomic window:
- a CDS encoding HAD-IC family P-type ATPase, which produces EEARKAVERAKKAGIDVIMITGDAPLTAAAVGRAVGLGQGEALTGADLDRMDDADLLAALKSANILARVTAEHKLRVIGLLTGNGHIVAMTGDGVNDAPALKKAHVGIAMGVKGTDVAREASDIVLVDDNFASIVAGVEEGRREADNIAKFTRYLLSSNVGEIVAVAGGLVAGLPLVLLPAQILWVNLVTDGATALVLGVEPAERGVMRRPPADPGAEILSSRAMAAVLLIGGWIGAVVLLIFALLQGADLDRARTLAFTGFVVFELINVFNFRSFSSTLREIGPFSNRYLVAAVAGSLALQVAAVYHPVLQAAFRTVPLDVGDWALLVLIGLPLLIAGEGWKWVAARREKRENTVRK; this is translated from the coding sequence CGAAGAGGCAAGAAAAGCAGTGGAACGGGCGAAAAAGGCAGGTATCGACGTGATCATGATCACCGGAGACGCACCCCTTACGGCGGCGGCTGTCGGCCGGGCTGTCGGGCTCGGGCAGGGTGAGGCCCTGACCGGCGCAGATCTCGACCGGATGGACGATGCCGACCTCCTTGCTGCACTGAAATCTGCGAATATCCTTGCACGGGTCACCGCCGAACATAAACTCAGGGTGATCGGCCTCCTCACCGGGAACGGCCATATCGTTGCCATGACAGGCGACGGCGTGAACGACGCCCCGGCCCTGAAAAAAGCGCATGTCGGGATCGCGATGGGGGTCAAGGGGACGGACGTCGCCAGAGAGGCGAGCGACATCGTCCTCGTGGACGACAACTTCGCAAGCATCGTCGCCGGAGTCGAGGAGGGGCGGCGGGAGGCGGACAACATCGCGAAGTTCACGCGGTACCTCCTCTCCTCGAATGTCGGCGAGATCGTCGCCGTCGCGGGAGGGCTCGTCGCCGGCCTGCCTCTCGTCCTCCTGCCGGCCCAGATCCTCTGGGTGAACCTGGTGACCGACGGTGCGACCGCCCTCGTCCTCGGGGTCGAACCGGCAGAGAGGGGGGTCATGCGCCGACCGCCTGCAGACCCGGGTGCAGAGATCCTCTCCTCCCGCGCCATGGCCGCGGTCCTCCTGATCGGCGGTTGGATCGGGGCGGTCGTCCTCCTCATCTTCGCCCTCCTCCAGGGGGCCGACCTCGACAGAGCCCGGACCCTCGCCTTCACCGGTTTCGTGGTCTTCGAACTGATCAATGTCTTCAACTTCAGGTCCTTCTCGTCGACCCTCCGCGAGATAGGGCCGTTCTCCAACAGGTACCTCGTCGCAGCGGTCGCAGGGAGCCTCGCCCTCCAGGTGGCGGCCGTCTACCACCCCGTCCTCCAGGCGGCCTTCAGGACCGTCCCCCTCGATGTCGGAGACTGGGCCCTCCTCGTCCTCATCGGCCTGCCCCTCCTCATTGCAGGGGAGGGCTGGAAATGGGTGGCGGCGCGGCGGGAAAAACGCGAGAACACGGTCAGAAAATGA
- a CDS encoding RNA-binding protein, producing the protein MESNTLYVGNLNYETTEEQLTELFSEYSEPTSVRIIPRKGFGFVEFSSPEEAEKVMTALNGTEFMGRALRMDEARPREPRTDSRRY; encoded by the coding sequence ATGGAAAGCAATACTCTCTATGTCGGGAATCTCAACTACGAGACAACCGAAGAACAGCTCACCGAACTCTTCTCTGAATACAGCGAACCCACCTCCGTCAGGATCATCCCGCGCAAGGGCTTTGGTTTTGTTGAGTTCTCCTCCCCCGAGGAAGCCGAGAAGGTAATGACCGCCCTGAACGGCACCGAGTTCATGGGCCGTGCCCTGCGTATGGATGAGGCGAGGCCGCGTGAGCCCCGTACCGATTCCCGCAGATACTAA